Proteins found in one Afipia sp. P52-10 genomic segment:
- a CDS encoding alpha/beta hydrolase produces MAITTTEAAIQVAEAGQLEARVYRRPKAPRSAPLVLHLHGGAFCDGSMDEYPAIPKLMADAGAVVVSTEYPLAPRQQFPEALETIFAALKTLHETRDRWSGKTSRVFVAGEEAGGNLAASLAMMARDQRTPRLAGQILLSPMLDPCLATGSVRQADAGAAGCKWADGWQHYLGSADKASHPYAAPLEATRLAGIAPALIVTAQDDPMRDESLKYAERLQQSGVFVRSHVLPAPTAWPGALCCCDCSSQGWASVLREQFVHFFSDCAAQLRRSVSPQLIPT; encoded by the coding sequence ATGGCGATCACCACAACCGAGGCAGCCATTCAGGTTGCGGAAGCCGGGCAACTGGAAGCCCGCGTCTACCGCCGCCCTAAGGCGCCGCGTTCGGCGCCACTGGTGCTCCACTTGCACGGCGGCGCCTTTTGCGACGGCTCGATGGACGAGTATCCGGCGATCCCCAAGCTGATGGCGGACGCGGGTGCCGTTGTCGTCTCGACCGAATATCCGCTCGCGCCCCGGCAGCAGTTTCCCGAGGCGCTGGAGACGATTTTCGCCGCACTCAAGACCCTGCACGAAACCCGCGACCGCTGGAGCGGAAAGACGTCGCGGGTTTTCGTGGCCGGCGAAGAAGCTGGCGGCAATCTCGCGGCAAGCCTCGCCATGATGGCTCGCGACCAGCGCACCCCGCGGCTCGCAGGACAAATCCTGCTGTCGCCGATGCTCGATCCTTGCCTTGCCACCGGCTCGGTCCGCCAAGCCGATGCGGGCGCCGCCGGCTGCAAATGGGCCGACGGCTGGCAGCACTATCTCGGCTCCGCCGACAAGGCCTCACACCCCTATGCGGCCCCACTCGAAGCCACGCGCCTGGCCGGAATCGCGCCGGCGCTGATCGTCACGGCGCAGGATGATCCGATGCGCGACGAGAGCCTGAAATACGCCGAGCGTTTGCAGCAATCGGGTGTCTTTGTCCGCAGCCATGTGCTTCCCGCTCCGACAGCCTGGCCGGGAGCGCTCTGCTGTTGCGATTGCAGCTCGCAGGGCTGGGCTTCCGTGCTGCGCGAGCAGTTCGTTCACTTTTTCTCCGATTGCGCAGCCCAGTTGCGGCGGTCGGTATCCCCTCAACTCATTCCAACGTGA